A genomic segment from Gemmatimonadota bacterium encodes:
- a CDS encoding TM2 domain-containing protein, producing the protein MTDDLFASPKSRLVAQLLAVFLGVFGAHRFYVGKVQSGILQACTLGGLGLWYLYDNILIAAGSFRDADGNLVANWEPESDRLIPPGTAAAIFDELDALRAEVTELQDRVAFAERMIEPAARRDSTQA; encoded by the coding sequence CTCTTCGCCTCGCCAAAATCCAGACTCGTCGCCCAGCTGCTCGCCGTCTTCCTCGGCGTCTTCGGTGCGCACCGCTTTTACGTCGGCAAGGTCCAGAGCGGCATCCTGCAGGCGTGCACGCTCGGCGGCCTCGGGCTCTGGTACCTCTACGACAATATTCTCATCGCCGCCGGCTCGTTCCGTGACGCCGACGGCAACCTCGTGGCCAACTGGGAGCCCGAGAGCGACCGCCTGATTCCGCCGGGGACGGCCGCCGCCATCTTCGATGAGCTCGACGCGCTCCGCGCCGAGGTCACCGAGCTGCAGGACCGCGTCGCGTTCGCCGAGCGGATGATCGAACCCGCCGCCCGCCGCGACTCGACCCAGGCGTGA